The Quercus robur chromosome 7, dhQueRobu3.1, whole genome shotgun sequence genome has a segment encoding these proteins:
- the LOC126692251 gene encoding NDR1/HIN1-like protein 10 — MAEKESQLNGSYPGPSIPPPNQEDKHKSRGRFCCLFGCLWKTIVALILIIVLAIFICWLILQPRMFKVHITDAKLTQFNFTNNNNNLQYKLDLNITLRNPNKKMAIYFDKIEANAFYEGQRFDTENLAKWGFKVERKSTHFLNATFAGQQWMELGANELDFNEEKSVGVYSIYLKCYLRIRFRIGDFIGGHHKPKVRCGLKVPLISNGNLSTARFEITRCDVQLF; from the coding sequence ATGGCGGAGAAAGAATCCCAGTTGAATGGTTCCTACCCCGGCCCATCTATACCACCGCCGAACCAAGAAGACAAACACAAAAGCCGTGGCCGCTTTTGTTGCCTTTTTGGCTGCCTTTGGAAAACCATAGTGGCCTTGATTCTCATCATTGTCCTTGCTATCTTCATCTGTTGGCTTATCCTTCAACCCAGAATGTTCAAGGTCCATATCACGGATGCCAAACTCACTCAGTTCAATttcacaaacaacaacaacaatcttCAATACAAACTCGACCTCAACATCACTCTCAGAAACCCCAACAAGAAGATGGCTATCTACTTCGACAAAATCGAGGCCAATGCGTTCTACGAGGGCCAGAGGTTCGATACAGAAAATTTGGCGAAATGGGGTTTTAAAGTAGAACGCAAGAGTACGCATTTTTTGAATGCAACGTTTGCAGGTCAGCAATGGATGGAGCTTGGAGCTAATGAGCTTGACTTCAATGAGGAAAAAAGTGTTGGGGTCTATAGCATTTATTTGAAGTGCTATCTTCGTATTAGGTTCAGGATTGGAGATTTCATTGGTGGACATCACAAGCCCAAGGTTAGGTGCGGATTGAAAGTTCCATTGATTTCTAATGGAAATTTATCAACAGCTCGATTTGAGATTACCAGGTGCGACGTCCAATTGTTCTAA